AGCAGCTGCTAATGGTACATTAATTCCCCGTTCATGAAATGCTGAAGGAAACATGTGGGTATTGGTGGCTGGATTGTGGAAAGTACAGCTTGATACATGAATCAAGTCTACTTTATCATCGATCATTTGAGAGAATGCCACCATATCATCAATGGTAAGTCCCCCTTCCACATGTTCTGAACCACTTAGACGAAACTCGATAGGAAAGTCAGGACCACATTTTTTTCTAATATTGTCAATAACCATAAGAGAGATGCGAGCACGATTTTCCAGACTTCCTCCAAAGCGATCGGTACGCTGATTGTTCAATGGTGATAGAAATTGATGTAATAACCAGCCATGGGCCCCATGAATCATACACATATCACAGCCCCCAAGCTTTGCCATCTCTGCAGCATCTCCAAAGGCATTGACCACTTCTTCTATCACATCTTCATTCATTTCTACGATAGGGGAGCCAAACAATGCAGGTCCTGCACTGGGTCCGTATACGACACCATCATAATAGGCAGCATTGGCTCTTCTACCTGGGTGGAGTAATTGAATGGAGGCATAAGCTCCATGACGTTTAATAGCTTCTGTAGTTCTCACCAGCGATGGTAAAATATCTGGATTGTCCAAGCATGGCATTCTTCCGTGGGCAACACCAGTCTTTGTATGAACGTTGCTCTCACCAATCGTTACAATGGCAGCACCTCCCTTAGCTTTTAATTCAAAATATGCCATACTTTCGGGGGTAAGGAACCCTTCCACTGTCCCATTACCTGTGTTGCTGGGACCAGCTTCAATTCGGTTTCTAAGAGTTAGGGCTCCTACCTTTAAGGGGCTTGTTAAATTTACATATGATTTCAAAAAAATTCTCCTTTCTCAGTCTAGTTTTATTAATGGGTCTGTCAAATGCCTCTTTATTTCAAATAACCGTCAGTTCCACCTCTGGCTAAACCTACAATTGTCCTAACCTGTTTCATGTACCATTGTTATTTTTATTAGTTGACATCTAGCTCTCTAAATAGGTGTAGCATTCTTTTCTTTAAAACAGGTTTTGAGTTGTTAATACTAAGCTTCTTCGTAACTGATTTCCATGTTAACCTTACCAGATTTTAACATAAAAGCTGCATAAAGTACTGCGAAGACAGCCACAGCTACGTTTCCAATAAATTCTGCCGGGGTAAGTACTCCCACAAGTAGCCCTATCTGAGCTACACTGGAGGCTGCCCCTAACAAACTGAAAAACACCAAAGCCTTATGGGATACATGATATTTTGATTTTTGCCAAAGATCTGGAAGTACTTTAGGTAGATTTATGGCTGAGTAACATACTATAGCAAAAAATAGATTGTTTAAAATTACAGCCATATTTCCGATGGTGGAGATATTGAATCGAAAGAAAATAGGTATGAGACTTTCCACATATAATAGGGTTAAAATAATATACGGCGCTTTATACTTATTTAATTTGCTCAAACCTTTTGGTAGCCATCCATCTACACTTGCCTGTAGGATAGGCTTTGTAACCCATCCAAAACAGGAATTTAGGGTAGTTGTTAATGCAAACATGGCACCCCCCACCACAAAGAAAATATAGAGAGGTTTAGGGAGTACTCGTTGAGCTACCAGTGTTAACGGTTGACCAGCTACCTCTGCTACTGGAAGTACTCCTGAAGCCACTGTAGACATAACAGCATAGAATAAAGCTACAATTAAAGTTCCAGCAATGATTGCAAAGGGAATGTCTTTTGTAGGATTTTTAGCTTCAGCTCCAAGATGAATGACTACATTCGCTCCCCCAATGGCCCAGGTAAGTAGTGCTCCAGCAGCAAAGAGTCCAGATATACCTCCGGTCATAAATTCATTAGGATTAAAAAATCCTGGCTGTATCTGTCCAACACCATAAACTGCGAAGGCAGTAATGGCTAGAGACATAATGAGTGTCATAGCATTTTGAAGTTTGGCTGCTCCCTGTATCCCAAACATGTTTACTAAATAAATGGCAGTAATGACCACAAAAGCCACCAAAGTATGATTCAGGCCTGGTATCAGTGCCAACAGATAATCAGCAAAGCTGATGGCATACATGGATAAAGCAGACCAAGCAAGAATATGAATAATTATAAAAAATCCAGAACAGCCTTTATGTGCTAACAATCCCAACTGGGTATAAAAGCCCCCCCTCATTCTAATGGTGCCACTGACCAGTAACATAGGGACTGTCATAGCCAGAGTAAAAATAGCAGCAATAAGCATAGCCAGATTGGCGGATCTGCCTGTCATTGCAATAGCCACTCCTGTCAATGCAAAAACTCCAGAACCTATGGTTTGGCCAATAGCAATAGATAATAACTCTTTTCTTCCCAACACCCTCTTTAGGTCTTTCGTTGAAGTAATAGTTGAAGTAACATCAGACATATTAATCCTCCTTTAGAATTTATATAAATCTTTTAAAAAACCATCCCTTCTGTTTTATTAATGCCTCCCTTCAATTAACATCTGCTCCCAATCTCAACAAATGACACGCTGCAAATCTACACCCTTAGACTTCAATTTAGTATACAAAGGTCTACATGTTTTACCTTTAGGTAAAAATCCTAGGACTAGAGATTTTATGAAAGGTATCAACCTGTACCTATCGTATATTTAGAAGCAGTTTGCTAGATGGCTTTTCATAAATATATTAAAGCAATTTCTATGCCAAAGTTATGAAGAATCCAATCCCTGTATTTTAAAGCTTTTATTTAGTATCAGTTTTTA
This portion of the Natronincola ferrireducens genome encodes:
- a CDS encoding APC family permease; the encoded protein is MSDVTSTITSTKDLKRVLGRKELLSIAIGQTIGSGVFALTGVAIAMTGRSANLAMLIAAIFTLAMTVPMLLVSGTIRMRGGFYTQLGLLAHKGCSGFFIIIHILAWSALSMYAISFADYLLALIPGLNHTLVAFVVITAIYLVNMFGIQGAAKLQNAMTLIMSLAITAFAVYGVGQIQPGFFNPNEFMTGGISGLFAAGALLTWAIGGANVVIHLGAEAKNPTKDIPFAIIAGTLIVALFYAVMSTVASGVLPVAEVAGQPLTLVAQRVLPKPLYIFFVVGGAMFALTTTLNSCFGWVTKPILQASVDGWLPKGLSKLNKYKAPYIILTLLYVESLIPIFFRFNISTIGNMAVILNNLFFAIVCYSAINLPKVLPDLWQKSKYHVSHKALVFFSLLGAASSVAQIGLLVGVLTPAEFIGNVAVAVFAVLYAAFMLKSGKVNMEISYEEA